A single genomic interval of Coccidioides posadasii str. Silveira chromosome 1, complete sequence harbors:
- a CDS encoding uncharacterized protein (EggNog:ENOG410PH1P~COG:K~BUSCO:228at33183), producing MQAVEGVPIDPGKAQVVDRVPKVIKEIKFGVLASQDIVSQALVEVSDRKLFDLDNDRAVARHGPLDGRMGISSKSGTCETCGGALQECNGHFGHVRLVLPAFHVGYFKRVIGILQEICKDCSRILLPENERRIFLKEMRRQGIDNLRRMQINKRINDRCRKTRTCYVCHAVNGVVKKAGTSALKITHDKFRAFNASTSAKKVPPPSKLVFDRSFEEAKRSNTDIEKHFKKVQDDLNPLRVLKLFRRISDEDCELLGLNPEEVRPEMFLWQYIPAPPVSIRPSVGQEGASTEDDLTAKLGDIVQSNINLKNAINKGAPVQTIIECWDYMQLQIAVYINSDVPGLQKADFGKPIRGICQRLKGKQGRFRGNLSGKRVDFSGRTVISPDPNLRIDEVAVPQLVAMNMTYPERVTRYNKEKLRERVRNGTKIWPGANYLSKRGTTFKVFLKYGNLNLMADQLEEGDVVERHLEDGDIVLFNRQPSLHKLSILSHFVKVRPHRTFRLNECVCNPYNADFDGDEMNLHVPQTEEARAEAMELMGVKNNLATPKNGEPIIAAIQDFITAAYLLSSKDNFYDRGSFTQICGYMLQPGTKFDLPPPAVLKPQMLWTGKQVFNVLMRPSKESPVLVNLDAACREFRAPKGTPRDLDPNDGWLCIRNSEIMCGVMDKSTIGSGKKDSVFYVMLRDFGPQVAAEAMNRLSRLSARWFTNIGFSIGITDVYPGDSLLQAKKQLVEEAYAQCDALIQLFKAGKLEKAPGGDEQQNMESQISGILSKVRQQAGEQCIAELSKWNSPLIMATSGSKGSTINVAQMIALVGQQIIAGQRVQDGFQDRTLPHFPKYARQPPAKGFVRNSFFSGLIPSEFFFHAISGREGLIDTAVKTAETGYMSRRLMKSLEDLSSRYDDTVRNSSSNIVQFQYGDDKLDPVDMEGKAKPVHFDRTFTHAETTTYSKEDRGLLPSEVMDLCRQMLAPERAKLDRFDLLGNSLEYTDRSDHGIDQLESNRDFLQSIEDYIQAKADRLHSATGTEADTLEGQMALSHTVKLSAKTLTTFITSCLTKYKKAQVEPGHAVGAVGAQSIGEPGTQMTLKTFHFAGVAGMSITQGVPRIKEIINASKEISTPIITCELVNKEDVRAAQIVKGRVEKTFIKDIIYYIEEAWTGSVAYINIKIDFSTIQALQLELTLRDILNAIKKHKRFRSDDLKFRSFGSHIHIFVDQATTKTSLTKAEQAATGSDPYIRLKHLKRLLPTIQVLGHPQCSRAIIRTDETNTTNTLLVEGYGLRACMTTDGIFGTRTRTNNIMETKDVLGIEAARTTIVDEISDVMKDMGIDPRHMQLLADVMTYKGEVLGITRFGLAKMRDSVLQLASFEKTADHLFDAGGAGRTDLVEGVSECIILGKSVSLGTGAMEMVRAMNFYEGQIGKKKTVFEDVWKDIVEAPAKARKKKKV from the exons ATGCAAGCTGTGGAGGGTGTGCCAATAGACCCTGGCAAAGCCCAGGTCGTCGATAGGGTTCCCAAAGTTATTAAGGAAATCAAATTCGGCGTTCT AGCGAGTCAAGATATCGTAAGCCAGGCTCTCGTCGAAGTCTCCGACAGAAAACTTTTTGACCTTGATAATGATCGTGCTGTTGCTCGTCATGGACCGCTGGATGGGCGCATGGGCATATCGAGTAAATCCGGCACTTGCGAGACCTGCGGAGGCGCTTTGCAGGAGTGCAACGGCCATTTCGGTCATGTCCGACTCGTTCTACCGGCTTTCCACGTAGGATACTTCAAGCGAGTCATCGGCATACTACAGGAGATTTGCAAG GATTGCTCACGAATCCTGTTGCCTGAAAATGAGAGGCGTATATTTCTGAAAGAGATGAGGAGACAGGGAATCGATAATCTACGGCGCATGCAAATCAACAAGCGGATTAATGACCGGTGCCGGAAGACTCGAACGTGCTATGTCTGCCATGCCGTCAATGGTGTCGTTAAAAAGGCGGGAACGAGCGCCCTGAAAATCACACATGATAAGTTTCGTGCTTTCAACGCTTCTACTTCTGCCAAAAAGGTACCGCCTCCGAGCAAGCTTGTGTTCGACCGGTCCTTTGAAGAGGCCAAACGTTCGAACACGGATATCGAGAAACACTTTAAAAAGGTGCAGGATGATCTTAATCCCCTCCGGGTGTTGAAACTATTCCGCCGTATCTCGGATGAAGACTGCGAGTTACTTGGCTTGAACCCGGAGGAGGTGCGGCCGGAAATGTTCCTTTGGCAATATATTCCTGCTCCACCGGTGTCCATTCGTCCGTCAGTGGGCCAAGAGGGTGCAAGTACCGAAGATGACCTGACTGCGAAACTCGGGGACATCGTTCAGAGCAATATCAATCTGAAGAATGCCATAAATAAGGGTGCACCAGTACAAACTATTATTGAATGCTGGGATTATATGCAGCTGCAAATTGCGGTTTATATTAACAGTGATGTGCCCGGTCTACAGAAGGCGGACTTTGGAAAACCTATCAGAGGCATCTGCCAGCGTCTAAAGGGAAAGCAGGGCAGATTTAGAGGCAATCTCTCAGGGAAACGTGTTGATTTCTCCGGCAGAACGGTCATTTCTCCCGATCCGAATTTAAGAATTGATGAAGTTGCTGTACCGCAGCTTGTCGCGATGAACATGACATATCCCGAGAGAGTGACAAGATACAATAAAGAAAAGCTCCGCGAACGAGTTCGGAACGGGACGAAGATCTGGCCTGGAGCAAACTACCTGTCCAAAAGAGGCACGACTTTCAAGGTCTTCTTGAAGTATGGCAACCTTAACCTCATGGCAGATCAGTTAGAAGAGGGCGATGTTGTTGAGCGGCATTTGGAGGATGGCGATATCGTACTGTTTAATCGACAACCCTCACTCCACAAACTCAGTATTCTTTCTCACTTTGTCAAAGTGCGACCACACAGAACATTCCGTCTGAACGAGTGTGTTTGCAATCCTTATAATGCCGATTTTGATGGAGATGAAATGAACTTGCATGTTCCCCAGACGGAGGAGGCCAGAGCTGAGGCAATGGAACTGATGGGGGTTAAGAACAATTTAGCTACACCCAAGAACGGAGAGCCTATCATCGCCGCCATCCAAGATTTCATCACCGCTGCATACTTGCTGAGTAGCAAAGATAATTTTTATGACCGGGGATCGTTCACTCAGATCTGTGGCTACATGCTGCAACCGGGGACCAAATTCGATCTTCCCCCGCCAGCAGTGCTAAAACCGCAAATGTTATGGACCGGAAAGCAGGTGTTTAATGTGCTGATGCGTCCGAGTAAAGAGTCTCCTGTTCTTGTCAACCTAGACGCTGCATGCAGAGAATTCAGAGCACCCAAAGGGACCCCAAGAGATCTTGATCCCAACGACGGTTGGCTATGTATTCGAAATTCCGAAATAATGTGTGGTGTCATGGACAAATCGACTATCGGATCCGGTAAAAAGGATTCAGTGTTTTATGTCATGCTTCGTGACTTTGGACCGCAAGTAGCCGCAGAGGCTATGAATCGACTCTCAAGACTCTCCGCTCGGTGGTTTACAAACATTGGGTTCTCCATCGGTATTACGGACGTTTATCCGGGCGATTCACTGCTCCAGGCAAAGAAGCAGCTCGTTGAAGAAGCCTATGCGCAGTGTGACGCGCTGATTCAGTTATTCAAAGCCGGCAAGCTCGAAAAGGCTCCCGGGGGTGATGAACAGCAGAACATGGAGAGCCAGATCTCGGGTATTCTCAGTAAAGTTCGTCAACAAGCTGGTGAACAGTGTATCGCGGAATTAAGCAAATGGAACTCTCCTCTCATCATGGCTACGTCTGGGTCGAAGGGTTCTACTATCAACGTTGCGCAAATGATTGCCCTCGTGGGTCAGCAAATTATTGCAGGGCAACGTGTACAAGACGGCTTCCAGGATCGAACCCTGCCGCATTTTCCCAAGTACGCTCGTCAGCCACCTGCAAAGGGCTTCGTTCGAAACAGTTTCTTCTCCGGGTTAATACCATCTGAATTCTTCTTTCACGCAATCTCCGGACGTGAAGGTCTGATTGATACTGCGGTCAAGACTGCAGAAACGGGTTACATGTCCCGTCGACTCATGAAGTCGCTTGAGGATTTGTCGAGCCGTTACGATGACACCGTAAGAAATTCCTCATCGAACATCGTTCAGTTTCAATACGGTGATGATAAACTTGATCCGGTGGACATGGAAGGTAAAGCGAAACCGGTCCACTTTGACCGGACGTTTACGCACGCAGAAACTACTACGTACAGCAAAGAAGATCGAGGTTTACTTCCGTCGGAGGTTATGGACCTCTGTCGCCAAATGCTTGCTCCTGAACGTGCCAAGCTTGACCGTTTTGATTTACTCGGCAATAGTCTCGAATATACTGACCGCAGTGATCATGGCATTGATCAACTCGAAAGTAACCGCGATTTCTTGCAGTCTATTGAAGATTACATCCAAGCCAAGGCTGATAGGCTTCATTCTGCAACCGGAACTGAAGCAGACACGCTTGAAGGACAGATGGCGTTATCACACACGGTGAAGCTCTCCGCAAAGACGTTAACTACTTTTATCACGTCGTGCCTCACCAAATATAAGAAAGCCCAGGTTGAACCCGGCCACGCTGTGGGTGCTGTCGGCGCACAGTCCATTGGTGAACCCGGCACCCAAATGACTTTGAAGACTTTCCATTTTGCGGGTGTTGCTGGCATGAGTATAACACAAGGTGTTCCCCGTATCAAGGAAATCATCAACGCTTCAAAGGAGATCAGTACGCCGATCATCACTTGTGAGCTTGTCAATAAGGAAGACGTGAGAGCTGCTCAAATTGTCAAAGGCCGTGTCGAAAAGACCTTCATCAAAGACATTATATACTACATAGAAGAAGCATGGACGGGTTCGGTCGCATACATCAACATCAAAATCGACTTCTCCACCATCCAAGCTCTCCAGCTAGAACTTACACTTCGTGACATCCTCAACGCGATCAAGAAGCATAAACGCTTCAGATCCGACGATTTGAAATTCCGCTCCTTCGGGTCGCACATTCACATCTTTGTAGACCAAGCCACGACCAAAACCTCACTCACCAAAGCCGAACAAGCCGCCACTGGTTCAGATCCTTATATCCGCCTCAAACACCTGAAGCGCCTGCTGCCTACAATCCAAGTTCTTGGTCACCCTCAATGCTCGCGTGCGATTATCCGTACGGACGAAACCAACACCACTAACACCTTACTTGTTGAAGGTTACGGTCTCCGTGCCTGCATGACTACCGACGGTATTTTCGGTACCCGCACGCGAACCAATAATATTATGGAAACCAAGGACGTTTTAGGAATCGAAGCGGCGCGCACCACTATTGTTGATGAAATCAGCGATGTGATGAAGGACATGGGCATAGATCCGCGTCACATGCAGCTGCTCGCCGATGTGATGACTTACAAAGGTGAAGTTTTAGGAATCACACGTTTCGGACTGGCTAAAATGCGGGACTCTGTTCTACAATTGGCAAGTTTTGAGAAAACTGCTGATCATCTCTTTGATGCTGGTGGTGCGGGTAGGACCGATCTGGTCGAGGGTGTGTCGGAGTGCATTATACTGGGGAAAAGTGTATCATTAGGAACAGGAGCGATGGAGATGGTTAGGGCGATGAATTTCTATGAAGGCCAGATtgggaagaaaaagactgTCTTTGAAGATGTCTGGAAAGACATTGTCGAAGCACCAGCAAAggcgaggaagaagaaaaaggtaTAA
- a CDS encoding uncharacterized protein (EggNog:ENOG410PPS0~COG:S~TransMembrane:1 (o72-97i)~BUSCO:10640at33183), which produces MNPNHEFSRAISWRHPFRRCVVGCPDKPDPCPNCPAGQECVSRPATCDSCMVNVCVEALDSDPSPEPSGPNVGAIAGGVIGGLSILVVLSAIVWYYLKKRKADQYDDWSPEFAEKQAAFAAERRGRMSAVGSIASTVLTRASNVIQIAYIPGVTNRSPPDSPSMVPPVPPIPAVQGNYDQRYFMPGDIRDSVWSSTSEETRRSIAPSLARSSVATTIYRNNAIVSPIPAQQALRAKAAMVSVKSGSSTPVLSSNPSPTTSTPAVPAITVTQINKANAVAAKLEQSEKMPMGSSIVARTAVARPINVTKPKGKKPAEDESKNSPATPIDEDASSPQEKGQPGLVELPSNEKVVRQERRPNVRESVQSTAFTVIDDSPTERRGPFTDSSAVATPSATSSAIPEGISNPSRQSIDSKSTSTHRHRSSQSSNRILDGQAQRSSDPSDQTKKSSPFSDDNEIK; this is translated from the exons ATGAACCCCAATCATGAAT TCTCACGCGCCATCTCATGGCGCCACCCCTTCCGCCGCTGTGTTGTCGGCTGCCCTGACAAACCTGATCCTTGCCCTAACTGTCCCGCCGGCCAGGAGTGTGTTAGTCGACCTGCCACCTGCGACTCATGTATGGTAAACGTCTGTGTGGAGGCTCTTGATTCAGATCCATCCCCCGAACCCTCCGGACCAAACGTCGGCGCCATAGCTGGTGGTGTCATCGGTGGACTCTCCATCCTCGTCGTGCTTTCGGCCATTGTATGGTACTACCTGAAGAAGCGAAAGGCAGACCAGTACGATGACTGGAGCCCGGAATTCGCTGAGAAGCAGGCCGCCTTTGCGGCCGAACGGCGAGGGCGAATGTCGGCCGTTGGATCCATTGCGTCCACCGTCCTCACCAGAGCCTCGAACGTCATCCAGATCGCCTACATCCCCGGAGTCACCAATCGCTCTCCGCCCGATTCCCCTTCCATGGTCCCTCCCGTGCCCCCCATCCCTGCTGTCCAGGGCAACTACGATCAGCGCTACTTCATGCCTGGTGATATTCGTGACTCTGTGTGGTCAAGTACCTCCGAGGAAACCCGCAGGAGTATCGCTCCCAGCCTGGCACGCAGCAGCGTCGCCACCACCATCTACCGCAACAATGCGATCGTCAGCCCGATTCCCGCTCAACAGGCCCTGCGTGCCAAGGCTGCCATGGTCAGCGTCAAGTCCGGCTCCAGCACACCCGTTCTCTCCTCAAATCCTTCGCCCACCACTTCAACGCCCGCTGTACCCGCCATCACCGTCACACAGATCAACAAGGCCAACGCTGTTGCCGCCAAGCTGGAACAGTCAGAAAAGATGCCTATGGGTTCCTCGATTGTGGCACGGACGGCGGTTGCTCGACCAATCAACGTCACGAAACCAAAGGGCAAGAAACCCGCAGAAGATGAAAGCAAAAACTCTCCAGCCACCCCAATCGACGAAGATGCCAGTTCACCCCAGGAAAAGGGACAGCCTGGTCTTGTCGAATTACCGTCAAACGAGAAGGTTGTGCGCCAAGAACGAAGACCCAACGTCCGAGAGTCAGTGCAGTCGACAGCATTCACAGTAATCGACGACTCGCCCACTGAGAGACGTGGTCCCTTTACCGACTCTAGCGCTGTCGCCACACCTTCTGCGACATCCTCCGCCATCCCCGAAGGGATCTCCAACCCCTCACGCCAAAGCATCGATTCTAAGAGCACGTCGACACACCGCCATCGAAGCAGCCAATCTTCCAACCGGATCTTGGATGGTCAAGCCCAAAGATCAAGCGATCCATCTGATCAAACTAAAAAATCGAGTCCATTCTCGGATGATAATGAAATCAAATAG
- the GUF1 gene encoding Translation factor guf1 mitochondrial (EggNog:ENOG410PJNW~COG:J~BUSCO:2908at33183) — protein MRGCLQSVRWLTTALRRPAPQLSCLPFQPFASTSRLFSSCASRAATAARKPPSELEQRIAAIPIERFRNFCIVAHVDHGKSTLSDRLLELTGTIEPGSNKQVLDKLDVERERGITVKAQTCTMLYNYKGEDYLLHLVDTPGHVDFRAEVSRSYASCGGALLLVDASQGVQAQTVANFYLAFAQGLELVPVINKVDLPSADPDRALDQMKSSFELDVEQAVLVSAKTGLNVKQLLPTIVEQIPAPVGDHTKPLRVLLVDSWYDTYKGVILLIRVFDGEIKAGDQVVSFATGKKYIVGEVGIMYPNQTPQTVLRAGQVGYVYFSPGMKQSQEAKIGDTYTKVGSEKLVEPLPGFEEPKAMVFVAAYPVNSDDFPHLEESINQLLLNDRSITVKKESSEALGAGFRLGFLGTLHCSVFQDRLQQEHGANIIITPPSVPCKILWKSGEETVITSPIDFPDDDSSRMKVEEFQEPYVLTTLTFPQEYLGKVIELCEGNRGEQVSLEFFTATQVILKYQLPLAQLVDDFFGKLKGLTKGYASLDYEESGWRKSNVVKLKLLVNKVPVDAVSRVVHTSQVARLGRQWVTKFKEHVDRQMFEIVIQAAVGNKIVARESVKPFRKDVLAKLHASDVTRRRKLLEKQKEGRKRLQAVGNVIIEHKAFQAFLSK, from the exons ATGCGAGGATGTCTGCAGTCGGTCAGATGGCTGACCACGGCACTGAGGCGGCCTGCGCCTCAGCTTTCGTGCCTCCCGTTCCAACCGTTCGCAAGCACTTCCCGTCTCTTCAGCAGCTGTGCGAGTAGAGCGGCCACCGCCGCAAGAAAGCCTCCCTCGGAGCTCGAACAACGCATCGCCGCTATTCCTATCGAACGATTTCGCAATTTTTGTATCGTTGCCCATGTCGATCATGGCAAAAGCACGCTCTCTGATCGCCTCCTGGAGTTGACTGGGACCATTGAACCTGGCTCGAATAAACAAGTTTTGGACAAGCTTGATGTGGAGCGTGAGCGCGGGATCACGGTCAAGGCACAGACTTGCACTATGCTCTACAACTACAAAGGCGAGGATTATTTGCTGCATCTCGTCGACACGCCGGGCCACGTGGATTTTCGTGCAGAGGTTTCGCGGAGTTACGCTAGCTGCGGGGGAGCCCTGCTGCTTGTCGACGCCAGCCAGGGCGTTCAGGCTCAAACCGTTGCGAATTTCTACCTTGCCTTTGCGCAGGGTCTAGAGCTAGTACCGGTTATAAATAAGGTCGATCTCCCCTCTGCGGACCCTGATCGGGCACTGGACCAAATGAAAAGTTCATTTGAATTGGACGTAGAGCAGGCCGTACTTGTCTCTGCGAAGACAGGCTTAAATGTCAAGCAGCTTCTTCCGACAATCGTTGAACAGATCCCAGC TCCGGTTGGCGACCATACGAAACCTCTCCGGGTTCTTCTTGTCGACTCGTGGTACGATACATACAAGGGCGTCATCCTTCTCATACGCGTCTTCGATGGCGAGATAAAGGCAGGAGACCAAGTCGTATCCTTCGCGACCGGTAAAAAGTATATTGTCGGCGAAGTCGGTATCATGTATCCAAATCAAACTCCTCAGACCGTCCTACGCGCAGGGCAAGTGGGCTACGTCTACTTCAGTCCCGGCATGAAACAGAGTCAAGAAGCAAAGATCGGAGATACCTACACCAAAGTTGGCTCCGAAAAGCTCGTAGAGCCGCTCCCTGGCTTTGAGGAGCCGAAAGCGATGGTTTTTGTGGCTGCCTATCCGGTGAATTCGGATGATTTCCCCCATCTGGAAGAGAGTATCAATCAATTGCTGTTGAATGACCGAAGCATCACTGTGAAAAAGGAGTCCTCTGAGGCATTGGGTGCAGGCTTCCGTCTCGGTTTTCTTGGGACATTGCATTGCTCCGTATTTCAGGATCGACTGCAGCAGGAACACGGCGCTAATATCATCATCACGCCGCCAAGCGTTCCTTGTAAGATCCTCTGGAAAAGTGGGGAGGAAACCGTCATCACCAGCCCCATCGATTTTCCGGACGACGACTCGTCGAGGATGAAAGTCGAAGAATTCCAGGAACCGTATGTCCTTACGACGCTGACCTTCCCACAGGAATATCTCGGGAAAGTCATTGAGCTCTGTGAAGGTAACCGCGGTGAGCAAGTCAGCCTTGAATTTTTCACCGCCACTCAGGTCATTCTCAAATACCAGCTCCCCCTTGCTCAGCTCGTCGACGACTTCTTCGGTAAACTAAAAGGATTGACCAAAGGATATGCAAGCTTGGACTACGAGGAATCCGGCTGGAGGAAGAGCAACGTCGTCAAGCTCAAGCTCCTGGTGAACAAGGTACCCGTTGACGCCGTCTCACGGGTCGTCCACACCAGCCAGGTTGCCCGTCTCGGAAGGCAATGGGTAACCAAATTCAAAGAGCACGTTGACCGGCAAATGTTCGAAATTGTCATCCAGGCCGCTGTGGGCAACAAGATCGTGGCAAGGGAAAGTGTCAAACCATTCCGGAAAGACGTCCTAGCAAAACTCCACGCCAGCGATGTCACTCGGCGGAGGAAGcttttggagaagcagaAAGAAGGTAGAAAGAGGCTGCAGGCCGTGGGGAATGTGATCATTGAGCACAAGGCTTTTCAGGCTTTCTTGTCAAAGTAA
- a CDS encoding uncharacterized protein (EggNog:ENOG410PY8J~BUSCO:15215at33183), which yields MAPWTPPANGSPCWIEIPVTNAERAKNFYSSVFSWTFMAVPEKTEAQLAAEEGSPCNETVALFRYPDQSLGNLGGGLSLVSEEVMQRYKQADGSSNFSKKGGKPGITMYYMVADLDKSMEAIVAHGGKKLSGEYPEGDHGKIMYAEDSEGNVLGIYKFVGAGC from the exons ATGGCTCCTTGGACTCCCCCAGCCAACGGCTCACCCTGCTGGATCGAGATCCCCGTCACAAACGCCGAACGAG CGAAAAACTTCTACTCCAGCGTCTTCTCCTGGACCTTCATGGCCGTGCCAGAGAAGACAGAAGCCCAGCTTGCCGCTGAAGAGGGCTCTCCCTGCAATGAGACAGTCGCGCTATTCCGATACCCGGACCAGAGCCTCGGGAATCTTGGCGGGGGTCTGAGTCTTGTCTCAGAGGAGGTGATGCAGCGATACAAGCAAGCCGACGGTAGCTCGAATTTTAGCAAGAAGGGCGGAAAGCCTGGTATTACTATGTACTACATGGTGGCGGATTTGGATAAGTCCATGGAG GCCATAGTGGCGCACGGCGGGAAGAAGCTGAGCGGCGAGTATCCAGAGGGAGACCATGGAAAGATCATGTACGCAGAAGACTCTGAGGGGAACGTCCTGGGAATCTACAAGTTTGTCGGCGCCGGATGCTAA
- the MAD2 gene encoding Mitotic spindle checkpoint component mad2 (EggNog:ENOG410PFQB~COG:D~BUSCO:14017at33183) produces MASQKDKSKVHKLSLKGSAKLVAEFFEYSIHSILFQRGVYPADDFTAVKKYGLNMLVSADDQVKAYIKRIMSQLNKWMLGGKISKLVVVITDKETGEHVERWQFDVEIFSKGPRSKSSEKKADKENASPNDMSASAQPEKSEKQIQEEIQAIFRQITASVTFLPMLDGNCTFNVLVYADADSEVPLEWGDSDAKEIKNGEKVQLRSFSTNSHRVDTMVSYRLAE; encoded by the exons ATGGCTTCGCAAAAGGACAAAAGCAAAGTGCACAAGTTGTCGCTGAAAG GCTCAGCGAAGCTCGTCGCAGAATTC TTTGAATACTCGATACATTCCATCCT GTTTCAACGAGGTGTATATCCCGCAGACGACTTCACAGC AGTTAAGAAGTATGGGCTTAATATGCTTG TGTCTGCCGACGACCAGGTCAAAGCCTATATTAAACGGATCATGTCACAACTAAATAAATGGATGCTCGGTGGGAAGATATCAAAGCTCGTCGTCGTTATCACAGACAAGGAAACAGGAGAGCATGTTGAACGATGGCAGTTTGAT GTTGAAATCTTCAGCAAAGGCCCTCGGAGTAAATCCTCTGAGAAGAAAGCAGACAAAGAGAATGCTTCTCCGAA TGATATGAGCGCTTCTGCACAACCGGAGAAGTCCGAGAAGCAGATCCAGGAGGAGATCCAGGCGATCTTCCGCCAGATCACCGCATCCGTAACATTTCTGCCTATGCTCGACGGCAATTGCACATTCAACGTTCTTGTGTATGCGGATGCCGACTCTGAGGTTCCTCTTGAATGGGGTGATAGCGATGCCAAGGAGATTAAAAACGGGGAGAAAGTTcaattgagaagcttcagCACGAACAGTCATCGTGTCGATACGATGGTTAGCTACAG GCTTGCCGAATGA